In the genome of Populus trichocarpa isolate Nisqually-1 chromosome 6, P.trichocarpa_v4.1, whole genome shotgun sequence, one region contains:
- the LOC7497598 gene encoding 60S ribosomal protein L18a-like protein isoform X3 → MDPNAAIEERKGFRNGVELVKSVSDKHIDLLRPSARYYTASKGQATDAADGEKGKYTLIRDPEDFQGIYDKPLPCFGCGVGWFSFLLGFVFPLMWYYGTFLYFGNYHRRDPRERAGLAAAAIAAMVFSVVLMVIAAYFSLF, encoded by the exons ATGGATCCAA ATGCTGCCATTGAGGAGAGAAAGGGTTTCAGGAATGGCGTTGAGTTAGTGAAATCTGTCTCTGATAAGCACATTGATCTCCTCAGGCCATCTGCTCGATACTATACAGCATCAAAGG GGCAAGCAACAGATGCTGCAGATGGAGAAAAAGGAAAGTATACTCTTATTAGAGATCCTGAGGATTTTCAAGGGATTTATGACAAGCCCCTTCCATGCTTTGGCTGTGGGGTAGGATGGTTTTC ttttcTTTTGGGATTTGTGTTCCCATTGATGTGGTATTATGGTACATTTCTTTACTTTGGAAATTACCATCGAAGGGATCCAAGGGAGCGTGCAGgccttgctgctgctgcaattGCT GCAATGGTGTTTTCTGTCGTGTTGATGGTCATAGCAGcttatttttctctattttag
- the LOC7497597 gene encoding UBP1-associated proteins 1C — protein sequence MVWFQCEDCGENLKKPKLPNHFRMCSATKLSCIDCGETFGKQSVQGHTQCITEAEKYGPKGQGKASNGATPKSNKDAKQKPDVDINVGLSERPPWFCSLCNTKATSKQALLLHADGKKHRGKARAFQAAKQQPKQTEESALDSNAPTKVALIENKHGEEQKLQDTPNVDSADTNTEIENGKLPSKRKRKVDASGNDGTGNKTKDGAANEVGNGKSQVERKSDDVETQLKKAKHNALKDDKATSPKKEDNKKNIKWRKLVKSALKSNDGVLKIRKLKKLVLKSLQESGIAKDETELDNILEQKINSSSRFRVDDKYVHLAAKD from the exons ATGGTGTGGTTTCAGTGCGAGGATTGTGGAGAGAACTTGAAGAAACCCAAGTTGCCTAATCACTTCAGAATGTGTTCTGCAACCAAG CTATCTTGCATTGATTGTGGAGAGACATTTGGGAAGCAAAGCGTTCAGGGCCACACTCAGTGTATTACCGAGGCG GAGAAATATGGTCCAAAGGGTCAAGGGAAAGCTTCAAATGGCGCAACACCTAAATCCAACAAGGATGCAAAGCAAAAACCCGATGTTGATATCAATGTTGGGTTATCTGAACGCCCACCATGGTTTTGTAG TCTCTGCAATACCAAGGCTACCAGTAAGCAGGCTCTTCTTCTCCATGCTGATGGAAAGAAGCACCGGGGAAAGGCCCGGGCTTTTCAAGCTGCCAAGCAACAACCTAAACAGACAGAAGAATCTGCTCTTGATTCAAATGCTCCTACTAAGGTTGCATTGATTGAGAATAAACATGGAGAGGAGCAAAAATTGCAGGATACACCAAATGTTGACAGTGCAGATACCAACACAGAAATAGAGAACGGAAAGTTGCCTtcaaaaaggaagagaaaggtTGATGCATCTGGGAATGATGGCACTGGGAATAAGACAAAGGATGGTGCTGCAAATGAAGTGGGCAATGGTAAAAGTCAGGTTGAAAGAAAATCCGATGATGTTGAGACTCAGTTGAAGAAAGCTAAACACAATGCTCTTAAAGATGACAAGGCTACTAGCCCTaagaaagaagataataaaaagaatataaagtgGAGGAAGCTGGTAAAATCAGCCTTGAAATCT AATGATGGAGTTCTGAAGATCAGGAAACTGAAAAAGCTTGTCCTGAAGTCCCTCCAAGAATCTGGCATTGCAAAAGATGAAACCGAACTCGATAATATACTTGAACAAAAG ATCAATTCGAGCTCCCGGTTTAGAGTTGACGACAAATATGTTCATCTAGCAGCTAAAGATTGA
- the LOC112327890 gene encoding uncharacterized protein LOC112327890: protein MSHMLLEILAEEALKGNKPSSTFKAESFVKVASEISQKFNVQCEPKHVDNHFKTVKKEWGIITKLENKSDFGWDDCLKMITISKDVYDEEVKIHLNHDKYLNKKLDMYEAMTIVVGKDMATGNYTKSYVDVNLEENTEEQSISIENEGEYEETSRGKETSSSSAQKRQHRKRNCMYEDDGVEKLSKKIGNVAFVIQSLSKNQLDVNELFTEVMKIEGFDEITLGDAFDHLVQNEMLAKTFMAKNANLRKIWVQNLITC from the exons ATGTCTCACATGTTACTTGAGATATTAGCTGAGGAGGCACTTAAAGGAAACAAACCTTCTTCCACCTTTAAAGCAGAATCTTTTGTTAAGGTGGCTTCAGAAATTAGTCAAAAGTTCAATGTGCAATGCGAGCCTAAGCATGTGGACAATCATTTCAAAACTGTGAAAAAAGAATGGGGAATAATAaccaaacttgaaaataaaagtgaCTTTGGTTGGGATGATTGTTTGAAGATGATTACAATTTCGAAAGATGTATATGATGAAGAAGTAAag ATACATCTCAATCATGACAAGTATCTCaacaaaaaacttgatatgTACGAGGCAATGACAATTGTTGTTGGAAAAGATATGGCAACCGGAAATTATACCAAATCATATGTTGATGTCAACTTGGAAGAGAACACTGAAGAgcaatcaatttcaattgaaaatgaaggggaATATGAAGAAACTTCTAGAGGAAAAGAGACATCTTCCTCTAGTGCACAAAAGAGGcaacatagaaagagaaattgcatgtatgaagatgatggtgttgaaaagTTGTCTAAAAAGATTGGAAATGTAGCATTTGTAATTCAAAGCCTcagcaaaaatcaacttgatgttaatgagTTATTTAcagaagtgatgaaaattgaaggcttTGATGAGATCACTCTTGGGGATGCATTTGATCACTTGGTCCAAAATGAAATGTTGGCAAAAACATTTATGGCAAAAAATGctaatttgagaaaaatttgGGTTCAGAATTTGATCACTTGCTAA
- the LOC7497598 gene encoding 60S ribosomal protein L18a-like protein isoform X4: MDPNAAIEERKGFRNGVELVKSVSDKHIDLLRPSARYYTASKDAADGEKGKYTLIRDPEDFQGIYDKPLPCFGCGVGWFSFLLGFVFPLMWYYGTFLYFGNYHRRDPRERAGLAAAAIAAMVFSVVLMVIAAYFSLF; encoded by the exons ATGGATCCAA ATGCTGCCATTGAGGAGAGAAAGGGTTTCAGGAATGGCGTTGAGTTAGTGAAATCTGTCTCTGATAAGCACATTGATCTCCTCAGGCCATCTGCTCGATACTATACAGCATCAAAGG ATGCTGCAGATGGAGAAAAAGGAAAGTATACTCTTATTAGAGATCCTGAGGATTTTCAAGGGATTTATGACAAGCCCCTTCCATGCTTTGGCTGTGGGGTAGGATGGTTTTC ttttcTTTTGGGATTTGTGTTCCCATTGATGTGGTATTATGGTACATTTCTTTACTTTGGAAATTACCATCGAAGGGATCCAAGGGAGCGTGCAGgccttgctgctgctgcaattGCT GCAATGGTGTTTTCTGTCGTGTTGATGGTCATAGCAGcttatttttctctattttag
- the LOC7497598 gene encoding uncharacterized protein LOC7497598 isoform X1, protein MMDDDIASSLINIAQSLDAAIEERKGFRNGVELVKSVSDKHIDLLRPSARYYTASKGQATDAADGEKGKYTLIRDPEDFQGIYDKPLPCFGCGVGWFSFLLGFVFPLMWYYGTFLYFGNYHRRDPRERAGLAAAAIAAMVFSVVLMVIAAYFSLF, encoded by the exons ATGATGGATGATGACATTGCATCATCCCTTATCAATATAGCACAAAGTTTAG ATGCTGCCATTGAGGAGAGAAAGGGTTTCAGGAATGGCGTTGAGTTAGTGAAATCTGTCTCTGATAAGCACATTGATCTCCTCAGGCCATCTGCTCGATACTATACAGCATCAAAGG GGCAAGCAACAGATGCTGCAGATGGAGAAAAAGGAAAGTATACTCTTATTAGAGATCCTGAGGATTTTCAAGGGATTTATGACAAGCCCCTTCCATGCTTTGGCTGTGGGGTAGGATGGTTTTC ttttcTTTTGGGATTTGTGTTCCCATTGATGTGGTATTATGGTACATTTCTTTACTTTGGAAATTACCATCGAAGGGATCCAAGGGAGCGTGCAGgccttgctgctgctgcaattGCT GCAATGGTGTTTTCTGTCGTGTTGATGGTCATAGCAGcttatttttctctattttag
- the LOC7497598 gene encoding uncharacterized protein LOC7497598 isoform X2 — MMDDDIASSLINIAQSLDAAIEERKGFRNGVELVKSVSDKHIDLLRPSARYYTASKDAADGEKGKYTLIRDPEDFQGIYDKPLPCFGCGVGWFSFLLGFVFPLMWYYGTFLYFGNYHRRDPRERAGLAAAAIAAMVFSVVLMVIAAYFSLF; from the exons ATGATGGATGATGACATTGCATCATCCCTTATCAATATAGCACAAAGTTTAG ATGCTGCCATTGAGGAGAGAAAGGGTTTCAGGAATGGCGTTGAGTTAGTGAAATCTGTCTCTGATAAGCACATTGATCTCCTCAGGCCATCTGCTCGATACTATACAGCATCAAAGG ATGCTGCAGATGGAGAAAAAGGAAAGTATACTCTTATTAGAGATCCTGAGGATTTTCAAGGGATTTATGACAAGCCCCTTCCATGCTTTGGCTGTGGGGTAGGATGGTTTTC ttttcTTTTGGGATTTGTGTTCCCATTGATGTGGTATTATGGTACATTTCTTTACTTTGGAAATTACCATCGAAGGGATCCAAGGGAGCGTGCAGgccttgctgctgctgcaattGCT GCAATGGTGTTTTCTGTCGTGTTGATGGTCATAGCAGcttatttttctctattttag